The genomic segment tatgttTTAACTGTAGTAtgctaataaattacaaaaaaataaattaaaaaaacactcctTCACATGCGTCTCATCTGGAAAAAGTAATGCCTATAGCCTCCTTTGCCTACCATCACAAAACAGCAGAACTgtgaaacatttacattttcccCAATACATTTGGCTGAGATAATTAATCTTACTCAAGATATGCAATGGGTATTGTATGACAATTATTGTTTTGGAAAAAATTcctttagttgtttttatttctatACTGTAGcagattttaaatataaacagcaCACATCAGCAgtttctacaaaataaataccaTTCCCATTAAAAGTGCACAAAAATATCTGCAGTTATTTAAACAAgtcttttaattaaaataaccTACCTAATAAAATAGTGTAGTATACTAAAATATAAGCATGCAATGCAATATGCATTCCCCTTAACAGCTAGTTTCATAGTGTTGTCCGTGCatccttttttaaattatgaacaGTGTTTCATGCTGTGTTTTGGAGTTATCTTGCTTTTCCATGTTGGACAGACCCACATCTTGTAGGGTAGCCTGAGAAATACCTTCATGCATTTTAGATTTAAAAGCCAGAAATCCAATTTATAAACTCAGAGTACTACTAATGCAGACTTGTTTTGaaaagtaattgagagcagaTGTGCTGACCGCAGTAGAAGTAACttgtcattcaaatactgccattGTGGAGAACACCACTTGGGTTAGCAAACTCCTAAACAAATAGCGACAATCTCATTTTGAATCTCATCTGAATtatgtttgttataaacaataattataattcattaatgtttattaaatgaTGTATTATCTCTGGTGCATTTTCGTGACCAGTGGTTATTTTCTAAAGTTTAGAAAACACGTTCTTTTGGCTAGATCAAAGTTTCCTGGAGCCAAAAGAGTACTGCAAGTTATCCGGGATGATAGGAAGCAACACAGGTCAAATACATCTTACAGGTGTTGTTATACTTTAGATAGACAGGATACTGACTCTAATGTGATATAGATGACACTGCACATGTCATTATTGACTTGTTTTGATGCCAAGCTCGGGCGCACAGTTAAACTAAATAATGCAGCCATTTGTTTTGTCTTCTGTAACTTGTTTTTATCATGAATAAAACTTGAAGGCTAAATTGTTGGTAAAAGCATTGGTATGTATACTGTACCTTCTAACtttaagcagtttaaaaaaaaaataataatacaaaattcacacatgaaaaaaagttttattatgGGCAAGAAATAACAAAATGTAACTTTACAGTACAAACTATTGAAAGGTTAGAATGCAACCTATATAAATCCCTAAACCTgaaatttgcatttaaataaacatgtaaagaaaacaaatcagtCACTCAtgtatgaaacaaaaagaaacctgataatacaattaataaatattGCCTATTATTTATACCCATtagatacagtgaaaaaaaaccaaaaactatATATACAAGTAAGGGAATTAATTAGCAGTGTAATTGACTCTAAAGAGTGGCTAATCTTATTAGCAAATGGAAAGTATCTGTTCCTTTAAAAACCAATCAATGTACAGATGGTATGTAAATGTTGTATTTGTGTAAAGTAATGCTCCAGATTTGTGTTAACAGTAAAATCAATACATTACTTTTAATCAGAAGCAATGGTTTTTAGAAAATATCGACTAGATAAAAAAGTCTCACAATTATTCTACTTCTTATTCCTAAAATATGACTGTTCATATGTTCTAAACATTtatttaccttttattttttgaagCAGTCAGAATAACTATTTTGAAATCCAGCCGTTAATGAATCCCGATGTCGATGTATGCAGGACTTAATGGAAAGAATTCAAACTGCAACTCAAAAGGCATCATGAGGTACAGCACTTCAAATTTTAGACATCTTCATAACCTGCATCTGCACACCCCTATTAAAAGTCAATTCCACAGGTACTGTCTTAGTAAGTACAGCACTTGAGCCATGGGGAGAAGCTGTACAAGgatctcaattaaaaaaaaaaacaatctgtctTTTGGAACTGCCAGCATGTGTAAGGCAAGTTTGAAGTAGATAGCCCTGTGTTCTTAAAATGGGTATAAATAATGCAAAATATTTACAGACATCTTCAAACCTTTGCCCTGCTGCATTTACACACAGCACTTCCTTTAAGGATAAAATAGCACAGGTGCCCCGCACCATTACTGCAAGCTTACCTATAGTATTCGgccattttacatttgtattgttattgttgcTTAAACTGGGAGTTGAGATTCAGTAAAAGAAACTCTTAGGGGATTAAACCAGCCTCCAATTATTGGAACGTTTGCTTGTtacattggggggaaaaaatcactttgtaaattggttgttttttatttaaatatacttttgtttgcttattactttttaatattaattgaataataaGGCTTATATCCCAAAAGGCACATACTTATAACAGTTCTACAAAAATGATTGTGTTAGATTAATGAAAGAAAGATCACAGTTTAGTTTTCTGTAGTGTACCTGAGCCCAAAGCGCAAACAACAAATGATATTTCATACCTTTAAATGCTCAAAATACTGAATGCATATCAAACAGGAAATTCAAAGGTCAGATTTAGTTTTCTAATCCTTTGCTTGGTACATGAAATTGACTGAACTGAAAGTAAATAGCTTAGGACCTTTATCAAACTTATTGaattgtataattaaaaaaaaaaaaaaaagtctgtcctAAAGGAATAATGAGATTACAACAGCAACAATTTGTCATTACATTACTGGAACTTCCCTGTACCTGCAAGATCAATTCTCTTTCCAATCTGTCTGTATGAAAAGGCCTCCAGCATGGCTTGATCTGCATTATATTTACATCCTGTAATGCACTAAACACAGAAGACATCGGGGCAAAATAAAAGATCATCACCAAACTGTACAGCCTTCTGTGTCCATGTTAGTTCACTTCAATGTCCATGCCAAGAAGCTTTTTCTAATATTACACACCATCTGAAGTTTCACCCTAACATTTAGGAAGTATTAAGGGACATGTATACAATGTTGAAATCAATAATTTTAAGAACCAGGTAAGATAATGGAGAGTATATAAAGTATTATTATATTCAAATCgagaaaaaaagttaaacatgATAGGCAATTCCtgtaaaataacttatttttctGGCAACAGAACCTTTTTCCTGCTTTGTATCAAATTGCACAAGGAACAGATTAACAGTGTTACAAGCAATTGGCGTAGTTGTGTGTATAATGGttcatttaccaaaatgtaaaaaGGTTCCATTTTGTAAGGTTTTGCATTATTCAGTTTTTATCAGCACAGTTTATTACCGGTACTCTGCTAAACAATCAGCAATCTATCCACGGATTGAGCAGGTCTTGTATTTCTGAATGCATATGATTAGAGTACACAAGCCATTCTTTCAACAGGAAGTACAGTGTGGTATTAATCAACAAGTTAAGAATGAATTTACATTGCTTGCCTTGGTAATTACTAACATTTTACAAACCCCTTGCAGCCAAAAAATACAAGccataaaagaaatatataaacgCATCTGCATGTTCAAGTAGTGCCGCATTTAGAATGCTCGCAGATCCATTTGTAGAGAATAGACAAGCAGATTAATCTACTCCAAGAGCCTTCAGCTGTCTCTCAATCTCTTCATCTGAAATCGTGGTAGCTTTGGAGGTGGAAGCTGAAGGCAAGTTTTTGCTTGCTGAAGGGGCATTCACCATCTGTTGGGAAAACAATGGCAATTATTAGCAGCAAGCAAGTGCATGCACAATAATAAAATGCATCCCAGGCTGTAAATATGGACCAGATATTCTGTGCAATTGCGGTCCGTTCAAGTCATTATCAGCTTGATTGGCAAATTTAATGGCAAGAACTCAAACTAATTTATCCCTGACTTCATTTATGGGATTATCATCTGTTCCTTGCAGATGATTTGAAAAGTTTGCATGTTTCAAATAAAATTATTTGCAATATGGGATTAGCagtaattttatttgaaaaagcCACAACAATACAGTACCTGcacaaaacatttagaaaatccTACAATATAACAAACATCATTATTGTCAAGTTATATCAACAGAAAAATACCTTGGATAAACTAGAAAACAAAAATTATACTGGATTTGCCCCCAGTTACACAAACTATATTATTGTCAAAATTAGCAAGACAGATAttataaaaaatgcttttattaaaagttaaagcttttttttaaaaaaaatgtatctgtacGCCATTGTACAAgcataagtatttaattaatccgacatacattgaaatatatattttgtccACTTACTTTTCCAGAGATTTCAATGCCGATTTCATCCAGCACCTGGTTCACAATGTCCTGGGATTCTTCTTCATCTCCAGATTCATTAAAAATTTCATCTAGTGTGTCGTTAACTATGGGAAGAAGAAAAGGAAGTCaagattgtggcaatgtgccgaCGAGAGGAgtctatatataaacacattcgGGTCTTTGTTGATCTACAGGGAGGCATACTGCTAAATCATGTTGCTATTCTAATCATGTTCCTATTCAGTTGACAGGCAATGCCTTCAGTCCATACTGTGGTTGAATCTCAAACACTGCTCATTTTCTATTCTAGTTTCAGTGTAAATTCCCTGATTCTGTAATATAATTCCAGTTGTGCAATCCATTAGCACTGCTCTGGGTAGTTATGTAAGGTGTGTTGTGTGCCAGGTAGCTTTCTGCTAATCAGGGGGTTCTTGAAAACAGGGACACATGTacagtttattacattttaaagactACCACCAACCAGAAGGATTCAGCAAATAGGCAAAACTGCTCCCAGTTATAACTGTTTGACCTACTAAATACTATGATGGGAGTGGCAATAACAATGTATGCCTTGATGGTATATTACATTCAATCAGTCCTTTATTAACCCAGGTAAGTCATTTGAGAGCAAATTCTCATTTTCAATAGTGGCCTAGGCTAAGCGTCATGCAAAATATGAATTTTGTCTGGAGAGCAATCACGAAATAGACTCCTGTTAAGGTGCCAATCCTCCAACAGCTTGGAAACTGACAGCATAGTGTTATCATACCTAATGCAGATGCTGTACAGATTGAGTGTGTGACAGAGTGAGAGTGACAGAAATTGACATATAAAGAGAGGAGGCAGGTTGTTTTCAGCCTTCACCTCAGGACTGTAATTACATGTTGTCTCGCAGACAGCAGGTGATGGGGCTGGTTTCAGTTCCAAGCTAAATCCCATACAAGGTGTGAAAAGTCCAATCTGAGCCAACTTGCATGAAGAACAGGCTCATATTTCCATGGGAAAGTACAGACTCTACTGTACCTGCACCAAACATGCtaatttgtatattaaaataatactctAGTGTAAATTAACCATCTAGCAGGTTTATTATGCCATTGACTGAGTGTTCCTCTCATATCTGTATATGGCTGTAATGAGCACCTGTCTGTTGGTCTGTCTCTATTGGATTAAGGGCCAAAGCTTTTTCCTCTACATTTTTATAGAGAGCAATCTTCTGCTGCAAGGAAAAAAAAGCACCCATTAGACCCAAGTCTAAAACAAGTTATTTCTTCTGGTTTGGTAGCTTCATTGAGTGAATATATGCGGGAAGTAGTTTTGAGAGTTTATGGTCAACTGTAAGATTAGAGGGTTCATCTTCCTTTGTACTGAACCCCAAGCGCCACAAGAATTCTGTTTTTCTTACATTATCCGAAAATACAGTGTCATCTGAATGTGATTTTAATAAGCATTTACAAGTTCTGAGGTATGATAGTGTATCCTTGGGAGATGTAAACGTAGGCGGGTAGTAGGATAATAATTCAATTTCAGATATAACTAGGAATATGTGTTTTTGTGGACAAAAATAAGGTATCCCCAGGAGTATAATGTAAGGGGAAGGGCACGTTTGGTGGCTGGTAAACATTAAGTTAAAAGGATATGTGAACAAAGACATTACCTTTGTGAACAAAGTAAGTATCTCAGATAGATAGTTAAGGAATTGGGGGAGTAAAACTAAAATCGTACAAACGTTCCCTTTTATTAGTTAAACTGCAATACTGTTTTCATTGTCTGAAGCACcctactgatttaaaaaaaaaaaaagaaggaatagTTGTCTTACGCATTTCTTCCGTCATTTCCATCTTCATATTTTCCTTCTGGAAGTTTTGCATGGTTTGTAGGGTCTTCTGTGGGTCCATCTTTTTGTTGACTGTCTGCATTGTCTGaatatttaaatagaaacatGAAAATCAGGGGAGAACATAGTAGAGTCAAAGGACAGTAGTAACAGTGATCTCCCAATGACTCAAACACTGAACGTGTGGCTGGATTTGCCAAAGAGTAGGCAAATCCAGCCTAGACGCTATTATAATTAAAGCTCTACTGTTATAGTCAATACAAATACTGGTACTGTACAGTGCAGGTCACTTCATACCAGTATGCAAGGATTACTGTTCCAAGCACTCAATTTCTTATCGTGTACTACATTGGTGTTTAATAGAGTCTATTAATAGAACCCCTGTGTATTATGTAAAATATACAAGTAGGACCCATAATCATAACCCAGAGTGTAATGACAGCCAATGACAAGGGATGGATACTTTGATTAACTTAACTGTATGCATATTATACATCAAATTACATCAGAATACATATTATTTTGCTATTTTCTCAAATAATTCAAATAACTTGTTGTGTTTTTTAAGTTTAAAGTGGTGTTACTGCTAAGGCAGGGATTGTATTATTGAAAATATAACACTGCAATGTCTTCCATGTGTGACTCAAGTGGAGGAGACAGTGCTGCTTTTTAACACTATTAATCCAAACAAAAtcccttttatatttattattacttaACCTTTCAGTAATGTTTTCCCAAACACACCCCACTTGATCAAACAATACTGTGGTAGCACAAGGGCTCAGCGATTATATGTTGCATGATGGCCCAACACATCCCTGGTTCTTAGATTCAGCACATTATGAAATCTTACAGACAGATTATGAACTCTCTGCCTAAAGACATGTATGAGTGACAACAGCGCTTCTTGATTGTTTGATCTGTGTTTAGTTAAATATTGTAATACAACAAATCTGTAACAATAAATCTTACCTTTGCAGTGGTTGACATTGCACCGGCCATCTTCATCTGAGAGCTCATGACCTTGGTCTGTGTGGACATGGAGGTGACCTTTGAACTAACTGCATATGTTCGGTTCTTCTGTTTCCGCAGCTGGACTAGTTGTTTGGCTAAAATTATACAGGCCCCCTTGTTTCCACTCttggccattttttttatttccagttcCTGAGAAAAGATAAAACAGATGCTGGTTAGTAGGTGGTAATGTACTTTAACACCCAGTCTGGAAGAATAAAGATTAGGAGACACTTAATATTTCTAGGCTTGATTGACTTGCAACCTTGAAAGCTTGAAAAAATGTCACCGTCATTCACCCAATCAAAAATGTTATTGACTGGCCGAATTGAAAAATAATGCAACTGTACTGCCACAAGGATGGTGTATATTTTGCTATTTGGACTGGATTCCTGCCCGTAActtgatagattatatatatatatatatatatatatatatatatatatatatatatatatatatatatatatataaattgtcatTACAACCACATTTGTCTACAGTGTAGAATCAAAGATGTTTAGCACACATAGCACGATTAAACCTGATTAAGTGTTACCACATGTCCTTATTAACCCCAAAACCTGACAGATTCCACTAGAAAGCCTCATTGAATTTACAGATCAGCTGAGAAATCAAATTATCCACAAAGGAGTTAATCATGTAACACTTAAAGCAGGTGCCACTTGAACACCTGGTATATCTGCATACCAAGcagaacagtaaataaaaaagaaatccatctCCACAGAACAAACTCATTTTACTACAACTGAAGGTTAAAGTTGAAGGTGCACTAAAGAGATGATATGATTGTAAGAAGGATTAAAGTCCCTTAAATTTCTCAACAAACAATAATTATCTGAAGAAACAGTAGCCTATGTGTTCCTGCCACCACTATAATGTAGGTTTGCAAAAATTTGAGCTCCTGCATTATATTTTGTTAgcactttaacactagaaccgacatgcgggtcagtttgacccattttgcatttaaaatgtaaattactcttccgttgtaaatcgtatgtgtatgtccgtttttgacttttcctaaatatattaattaaatatcctgacggtGTTTGGTAGCCAGAATTtacaaaaattataaagttataaacagttctgcCTAGAACCGCCATTGGggcaatgtgacccatgcattacaatacttttttgaatataatgtaaaatattctatttttttttgtaaatgcaacaAACAAGACATGCCTCCTCCTTCTagcacacgtgtttttttttatttatttcaagcctttctttgtttgcagactgactacgagacagatattgctatgattgtggatttgtcaagatgtcaactcagtgaaagcctattgcttatttttcaatgtacctgggagacatctatcctttgttttgttccacaaatgcaactgggaatatatcagaaggaaatatttaatcgtaaaagtagtcattttgattggaatacggccaGCTGCACTCAGATCCATACCGCAAACTGAAATggcaggtaggataacaacttatgtgccgaatatgaaacgtatgttatatattctgttttcatattacttttagacattttaaaaataaaaccttttagtttaattttccatttaaatatggtgtttctgcgaTCCAAacgttagatatgatgttcatgaataaaacttttcagttgtatccgatagtatgtctttcattttcataacaaagcagtttaaaaatgtatgggtcaaagtgacccacgtggcggttcaaGGT from the Acipenser ruthenus chromosome 9, fAciRut3.2 maternal haplotype, whole genome shotgun sequence genome contains:
- the LOC117405319 gene encoding charged multivesicular body protein 2b-like, with product MASLFKKKTVDDVIKEQNRELRGTQRQIARDRAALEKQEKQMELEIKKMAKSGNKGACIILAKQLVQLRKQKNRTYAVSSKVTSMSTQTKVMSSQMKMAGAMSTTAKTMQTVNKKMDPQKTLQTMQNFQKENMKMEMTEEMLNDTLDEIFNESGDEEESQDIVNQVLDEIGIEISGKMVNAPSASKNLPSASTSKATTISDEEIERQLKALGVD